One window from the genome of Schistocerca piceifrons isolate TAMUIC-IGC-003096 chromosome 8, iqSchPice1.1, whole genome shotgun sequence encodes:
- the LOC124711785 gene encoding uncharacterized protein LOC124711785 has protein sequence MKKLQGCGTGVQEVAAPTKLHTRSCPTYQRQGSGCPRTSLLQHPPLLLLLLLLLLLVMVVVVVVVVVVVVVQQVAQTNLRSSLPVHQTCCKDEKHASVYDQTAH, from the coding sequence GGTGTGGTACAGGTGTGCAGGAAGTAGCGGCGCCTACTAAATTGCATACAAGAAGTTGCCCCACTTACCAGCGACAAGGCTCAGGCTGTCCACGGACATCTCTCTTGCAGCACcctcctctgctgctgctgctgctgctgctgctgctgctggtgatggtggtggtggtggtggtggtggtggtggtggtggtggtgcagcagGTGGCCCAGACCAATCTTCGTTCTTCGCTACCCGTTCATCAGACTTGCTGCAAGGACGAGAAACATGCTTCAGTATATGACCAGACTGcacattga